The window taatttaaatgaaatataaaaaatgtaCCGCATAGCTGGGCTTTTGAAAATGACTGCAAAGCCACACCTAATTATCTTCTCGGTCCTTAAACTCCTTCGGGCAACCCTCCTCAACAGCGACCTGCAGATCATCAATGTCTCAAAATATTGATGCAGGTCGCTCTTCCActgacacgccccgatcccgatatTCGCCGAACACCAAGGTAGGTACATGTtagccgacacccgaaggtgacacAAACCATttagaatgcatgagaacaagaatTAAATAGGacttattaatttaattatgattaatatGCAATTGAgaaacgtgttcagagcatacaactaactataacacaaaaataaataatataaaattgaatgaataaaagaatggtacgccttgattctaagtcctaaaggggcgcaaaacaaacatgagtggaccaagttgatatatatatatatacacacacaaactaaaacagTTATCTACATATTAACCCCCagagttttatgaaaactaatagcataatatgaAATAGGTTTCTCTGAAAACGCTAGTATGCCATAAAAAATCTCATAAAGCATATctcgtatatagtgtgctaaatAGTGGTATCCAAATATAATATCTCCTAGCCGAATGCCAGCACCATGTCTCTCGACCTGAAGCCAGAGATTATTTTCTCCTAGCCCATTGCCAGCTCCATGTCCTTCGGCCCAAAGCCAGGGATTATTTCTCCTGGCCTGTAGCCAACACCAGAACCTCGCCCTAGGCGGAATAGTGATCACTAGATACGCACAAAAAattgaacataatctttccaaacataggtacatatatctcaaaatcatcttcatagtataaagtcatccatcatctgtACTATAAAGAAGTGCGTAAAAGCATGTTCTAAATAGTATATCGTCATCCATTATACACCCTACAAGAACATGGGTTCAATAGAAAATATGGTATTCTGAAATATTCTAAGTAAGCAtaatatctcataaaacgtaatcattaaatcatgttttttcatgtatgcattgctactattaaaacatgcattttagaaggggtccactcaaaGATATTTCGCTGTCGGATTTTTAGGGAAAATACATGAACATAAACACGGAAGCTAATCGCAAAAAGTCATAAACCCAGAAATACAAACAAAGTTGCAGAACACGAGAAAGAAAGAACACCTAGAGAGTGGAATTGGCGCATATCTTGCTGTAAATGCGGTGGTGCATGGTGcttggtttttcttttcacaGAGTTGccgaacaaaagaaagaaagagcacCTCGAGAGTGGAATTGGCACACATCTTGCTATAAATGACTACGTTATGTGGTTTTTGCATAATGACAGCGATGGAGTTGCGTTGCgagattagaaagaaaaatgaaatgtttCGAATGTCAGGAATAAAGGGAGAGACAGAATGGCAGAGAGATCCATAAATGAAGAGATATTCAACGGACAAAGACTTGCCGTCAGGGGCAAAATTGTAAACTCAATGTTTGGGCCATTTTAATTGAACTGGTTTAGTGTTGGATATGtcctaaccattaaataaagttattataGCTTTTGGTTAAcgttcaaagttttcaaacatttttcattaattttcctttatatcTATAACTAGTatatgtcacttagtactacggtccaGTAGTATTCTCTTCGCTTGTAAACAAGAgtttttagattcgattctcgccaaagacaaatttgaaccacattatgactagcccattgtgagctAAGCCgaccccctccccttagtgtagataatatcatttgttcaaaaaaacaaaaaaaaaactagtatgtgtgtgttatatatatttacataaagTACAATGGGCAACGACTTGTGCAAGTTCTTGCCCATTATATTTACACAATAACTTGCCATTTTATTCTATTCAATAACTAGACAACAGCTTTTCCTCTTCATATCATCAGGAAGAGTGACTTGCACAAGTTGTTGTTTATACGTAATCGTCGACAAATATTAAAAtacaattttaaagaaaaaacaatgtGCTAATAACGTATTATGAAAATAgacacaagaaaaaaaaaggttgagaTGAAGAAAGAAACTAGGAGAATGGagaaattgtattattacatgAGTAGAGTAGAAGGTATTAAACCTTAATTACtcgtaaataaaataataataataataaatcctAATCAACTAATTATCATATCCCTAATCACTAATTTGAGTGAGGCATCCTCCGTATTTTCTATTTACAATCAAGGGAGCTTCTTTTCCCCGTGTAAAAAACTTATTCATTATTATAAGAATGACAATATATATGAAACTCATTATCCACATAGCAATTAAAGGATGTCGCCCTTTGAGGATTTAGGTTTGTGGCCCTTTGaggatttaggttttgaacCCGAGTTTTTGATGCTGCCCTTTGAGGAATTATGTTTAGAACCCGAGTGGGAATTACCTTTAAGAAGATTCTTCCACCAACGAGCTGAGAGTTTGTAATGTCTTTTTTGTCCGTTTttaaaatccacatatatgATACCAAACCTGACAGTGTAACCGTTAGCCCATTCAAAGTTGTCAAGCAAAGCCCACGCAAAGAACCCTTTCACATTAACGCCCTTCCTGCTCAATCAAATGTTAGATACAATCATGTTCGTCCAAGAAATGAGAACAAATaaaatcttttcttttgttaaatcaCTTACCTAATGGCTTCTTGAACATAATAAAGATGCTCATCGTAATATTTAATTCTTTGATTGTCGAGGAGAGCTTCCTCGAGTGATAATTTGGGATCATTTGCCTCGTCAACTcctgcaaaaaaataaaaaaaaataaaaaaataattgtgaTGTTTATTTAGTTTCATGCGGAAATATAAATGGCAATACGTGTACGTATGTATATATGATTTGACATTAATTACCATTTTCTGTGATGTAAATAACTGGATTTTTATACTTTTTCCTTGTGTAAGTTAATAGATCTAGAAGTCCTCGTGGATAAATATAAAGCCAATCTGAAGCGGCCTGAAACCAAGCATGTAAAGTTGTGTGAGCTACAACATAATATGAGGTAAGAGGGTTTAAAAGTTTAATATGTAATGAACTTGTTGTATATATAGGAGACGTACCATTGGACCAATGGGGACTCCATTGCGGTTGTCTGCCACAATAATATTCATTTTTCAAAGTCTTGTTAGTGGtgctttaattaaaaaaattatatatcgGAAGCTAAAAATTTTGACTAAATTTACTCACTTAATGATTCGACCTTAGCGTCGGTTGACTGGCTTGGCTGTGCAGCCTGAACAGGAACATCTTTTGCATAAGACGATGAGTAGTAATTCAACCCAATAAAATCACACGAACCCTTTAGCATATTGGATTGCTCTTTGGTGAACTTGGGCAATCGACTTCCAATTAGGGTTTGCATAATCTTTGGATATCGACCCTTTGTCACTGGATTCATATACCTATAATTAAAtcgaaattttcaaatatatattaagcaagtttaaaagaaaaagaaaaaaaaagaaagtgaatTGTAAATCAAGTGGTCTAATAGTTTAATTGGTTTAGTGATCAAATTATTTAGAAGAGCGTATGTACCATCCATATGAAAAATCAAGTGCTCTAATTGCAGCTGCTTTATCTTCTGTTGAATTAGAAAATGGAACAGACCAACCTGAGTTAACTGTTATTCCGATCAGGCCCTTTTGTGAAGCctgtgcatgcatgcatattcaATATTAATATTTGATTATATGTAATATGTacttgtgtgtgtgtacatatatgtatatatatttaaaacttACCTGGTACTTTTCTCTATACACTTTTACAGCGGCTGCATGAGCTATAAGTTGGTGATGCGCGGCCAAATATGGCTCCGTTGCCGAGTTTCCACCCTCTTTGCATTTTGTATGGTTAGAGCATCGGCCTGGAGCAAATGCTCCGACTGAATAACCTTGGACGCTATAAGTTTGAGGCTCATTTAACGTGATCCAGTGCTTAACTTTGTCACCAAATTCTTTAAAGCAAAGTTCTGCGAAGTCCACAAAATGACTCCTATATATGAAAtaaaatgtttaattaaattttgaactCTAAATTAAGCATTTCACGAGTTTATAAGTGCTGATCAGGAAGTTATTATTTCACTTACACACTGGTAGGGCTTAAGAAGCCAAGATACTCATCCTCCAAAGCCTGGGGAAAATCCCAATGAAAGAGTGTCACAAAGGGTTTTATACCtgcaatatttaaaaattaatacattacagaaatgaaaaatgaacagtaattagtattatctttttctttttgggtaaAATTAGTCGCAAAGGAGTCATGGGGATAACCATTGGCTTGAAGCTCATTGAGGAGGTTTTGGTAATATTTTAGTCCTTCCTTGTTCACTCCCCCACTTAGCTTACCATCTGATCAAAAAGTTTTGgggagaaagaaaaacaatgtaATTGCATTATTAAAAGCGTAATAATCATCATATTTATAGTACATAATTTTAAAACAATAGTCAAATAGAGATTTTTAATATCCCATATTGATTGTCTTACTAGGTAACAACCGAGACCATGAGATGGAAAATCTGTAAAAATCCCAACCCATATCCTTGAGAATCCCAACATCTTCCTGTAACATTTCAAAAGAAccttgttatttttcttttactcaAATTCTTATAAGGGTTATTTTGGTTCCGGTCCCTAATCAATCTAATTGTTAGACTGAaatcttatttgtttaaatattttgatcgagGTCCTTAGCCtcatttaagagatttaactcatgcatttatgcatttaatgtcccacaaattatgaaatttaaacaaattcaaaaatatttttaattataataaatacttaaaaatcaattttagagtaatattgttcttcacaaaaattatagcaaaaaataataatgtacccacataattattaacatatttaaaaaaaataactattgatatattttaaaacataaaataaatacatataattagcatgggtacatttagcaaaattaaaattgagtacaaataaattaaaaaatatgggtacaaatacaaataagagtttaaaaaatatgggtgcaaaaaggaattaatatatgggtacaaattaaaactgaaaagaaaattggtacaaatttaaaaaaaaaaaattgcaaattaaaaatgggtacaaactaaaaataaaaatatatgataaaaaatttagtcatagatataaatataacaaatgtaacgtttctaatactaaatgaatatatttagaaataaaaaaaatattttatcattgaaataattaatgatgtttattaaaatgcaagaacgttgatcaaaaattgaaaagtaataaagttttaatcaatggagtaggaAAAATAGAGATGGGAACCTAATTTTTCCTTCttataaattaataatcttCAATGCTACATTCTTTAAAACGAATTAAGGGTAAAAAGAAGTGTGACTTAGGTATACCTTATATCGATGATATGAATCAGCAGCCACATCTCCATTGCTGCGGTCCGTTATCTTATctgaattattttatttatccaTAAAAAATGTAAGTATCTTATAAACTAATTGGGAGCACTGCTGCTATAGTCACTCACCTATCTTATTTTCCCACTCATCTGAAGTTGATTTGTCATCCATGTTTTAGTTCTTATTAGCAACCTTTTGATTTTGAGCGGATAAATCTAATTTGTTTagtaaaacattaaaaaaaaaaaaaaaaaaaaaactaattgctAAATACATTCCTGAAGTTTGGAGTCACATAAAAAaagttgatttaaaaaaaaaaaaatcacctaaAATTTTACATTAACTAGATATTTGGTAGAAATTAATGCAAGTTCTGTCGTTTATTTTCGCTACGTTAAAGTTGTACGGAAGAAGAGGGGTACgaaaagtaaaataattaaGATACCTGGATATTTGTGAGTGAATGTATCCCAAACACATGGTCCTCTACCCCCTTCTTTTGCAGCACCTTCAAACTAATAAAATTCCCAAACACACAACAAATTAAACCCATCATTCTAATGAGAATTAATTAACCTTGAAAGaaaatatgtacatatataggTGATGAGTTACGTACCTGAAAAGCCGCTCCGGCAGATCCGAATATGAAACCAGGGGGAAAACTGCTCCGGTTGAAGACGTGATGAACGTCACTTGAAGCATAATCTTTAtgctttggctttggcttggcAGTTGCGACTGCATAGCCAAGAACAATGAGGAGGATGAAACCTAACTTAATCATTtgatggtgatttttttttttttaaatttgaattctaGGGTTGGCTATTAGCCCTTTATATCTACAGATAATTTTCTAGGGGAAAAGAATGGTGATCAGACTGAAAGACTAAATTTAGACATACGTATCTATGTATGTAATGATGCCAGTTTTAGGAATGTGTTTATCACCCTCCATTCCATGTTTAATCCGTATATAAATTCGGCTCCAGTAAGAAGCGGTCAATGCGTACGGAAAGATTGTTCTACTGTTGACGATGTTCAAACTTCCACCGAGAATCAAATAAAAAGAACGGATATAGTTAACAAACTATTGGGAAAACGTAACATATTAAcgattaaaaacattttaacaTTGGATAAACAGGATAAAATGGATAAAAGGCAAAAAGAGTGAAGCTTTCATAATACCTAAATTGCCCTTCTTCTATTAgtgtttgaaaataaaaacaaaaataacccATATAGATATAGTGTGATGAGGAAATTCTGTTGTAGGCCCTATTTAAATGGAGAATtatagagagattgagagagagggCGGCAAGCATAGAGAGAATTGAGCGTATTCAAGGTGCGATTTCTCATTtcattatgcctttatttatagtagtagggaaaaTAAATTTCTTATCTAATAAAATCAGATAACTATCTAAAAGATATGGTAAAATCCCATAAGAGTTTATCAGGATTTACACAAtagaaaactttattttaatccttaaaaaagTTGAGTACTAGAATATAATCTGTGTAAGATCAAAATCCAATTGCCGTACGTGATACATTTAATTatcttatttattaattatattttgatgttttatttctctttttcttcctattcttaatgtattaattaggtttaaatttaattttcattttattcaaCTTAATAtgttttgatgtctacattaactagtttttttatataaatatattccttTACAATTTGTATATtctttaggtacattaattttcTGATACAatttgtatgttcttcattttggtacattaattttttttttgatgtaTCTGGGTATATTCTTCGATACAAATATAtaagtacattaatttaatataatacatttcagtatTGACATTTAAgtatattaatt of the Pyrus communis chromosome 1, drPyrComm1.1, whole genome shotgun sequence genome contains:
- the LOC137747149 gene encoding beta-glucosidase 13-like, producing the protein MIKLGFILLIVLGYAVATAKPKPKHKDYASSDVHHVFNRSSFPPGFIFGSAGAAFQFEGAAKEGGRGPCVWDTFTHKYPDKITDRSNGDVAADSYHRYKEDVGILKDMGWDFYRFSISWSRLLPNGKLSGGVNKEGLKYYQNLLNELQANGIKPFVTLFHWDFPQALEDEYLGFLSPTSVSHFVDFAELCFKEFGDKVKHWITLNEPQTYSVQGYSVGAFAPGRCSNHTKCKEGGNSATEPYLAAHHQLIAHAAAVKVYREKYQASQKGLIGITVNSGWSVPFSNSTEDKAAAIRALDFSYGWYMNPVTKGRYPKIMQTLIGSRLPKFTKEQSNMLKGSCDFIGLNYYSSSYAKDVPVQAAQPSQSTDAKVESLNNRNGVPIGPMAASDWLYIYPRGLLDLLTYTRKKYKNPVIYITENGVDEANDPKLSLEEALLDNQRIKYYDEHLYYVQEAIRKGVNVKGFFAWALLDNFEWANGYTVRFGIIYVDFKNGQKRHYKLSARWWKNLLKGNSHSGSKHNSSKGSIKNSGSKPKSSKGHKPKSSKGDIL